A single genomic interval of Ruminococcus sp. NK3A76 harbors:
- a CDS encoding class I SAM-dependent RNA methyltransferase: protein MNEIKLSAPCIFGLESVLSGEIKRIGGQNVTTTDGRVTFTGGMEMIARANLHLYTAERVLIELGSFKARSFTELFDNVKALPLAEFIGKEDAFPVKGHSINSQLHSIPDCQSIIKKAAVECLKASYHTDWFEETGAVHQIVFNILKDEVSICLDTSGAGLHKRGYRKNSNAAPIKETLAAGIIDLARVRLYDKLLDPMCGSGTFVVEGAYKALNIAPGLRRSFAAEKWQQTDPSLWQAERAAAVEAINREKEFRSLGFDIDTAAVDLTIENAKKAGVGSKVSVTEQDIRDLKPVRGAVTICNPPYGERLLDIRQAEELYKVLGDKLAPDKDSPCYIITPHEEFEKFFGKKADKKRKLYNGMIKCNLYMYFK from the coding sequence ATGAACGAAATAAAACTATCCGCCCCGTGTATCTTCGGGCTTGAGAGCGTGCTCTCAGGCGAGATAAAGCGTATCGGCGGCCAGAACGTCACCACTACCGACGGCCGTGTGACCTTCACCGGCGGTATGGAAATGATAGCAAGGGCAAACCTGCACCTTTATACCGCCGAGCGTGTGCTCATAGAGCTCGGCAGCTTTAAGGCACGCAGCTTTACCGAGCTTTTTGATAATGTCAAGGCGCTGCCGCTCGCTGAGTTTATCGGTAAGGAAGATGCTTTCCCGGTCAAGGGACATTCGATAAACTCGCAGCTTCACAGTATCCCCGACTGCCAGAGCATCATCAAAAAAGCCGCAGTCGAGTGCTTAAAGGCAAGCTATCATACCGACTGGTTCGAGGAGACTGGCGCTGTACACCAGATAGTCTTCAATATCTTAAAGGACGAGGTGAGCATCTGCCTCGATACATCGGGTGCAGGCCTGCATAAGCGTGGCTACAGAAAGAATTCCAACGCCGCCCCTATCAAGGAAACACTTGCTGCCGGTATCATCGACCTTGCAAGGGTAAGGCTCTATGATAAGCTGCTTGACCCTATGTGCGGCTCGGGCACATTTGTGGTGGAGGGTGCGTATAAGGCACTGAACATCGCCCCGGGGCTTCGGCGCAGCTTCGCCGCTGAAAAGTGGCAGCAGACTGACCCTTCGCTCTGGCAGGCAGAGCGTGCAGCGGCGGTCGAGGCTATAAACCGTGAGAAGGAATTCAGATCCCTCGGCTTTGATATCGACACGGCAGCAGTTGACCTGACAATAGAGAACGCCAAAAAAGCCGGTGTCGGCTCAAAGGTGTCAGTCACCGAGCAGGATATAAGAGACTTAAAGCCCGTGCGTGGCGCTGTGACGATATGTAACCCGCCCTACGGCGAGCGGCTTCTTGATATAAGACAGGCAGAGGAGCTTTATAAAGTCCTCGGCGATAAGCTTGCCCCCGATAAGGACAGCCCCTGCTATATCATCACCCCCCACGAGGAGTTTGAAAAGTTCTTCGGCAAGAAAGCCGATAAAAAGCGCAAGCTCTATAACGGCATGATAAAGTGCAATCTGTATATGTACTTTAAATGA
- a CDS encoding transglycosylase domain-containing protein: MSENRTKASTAKKKKRSHKKHKSTGFKVFAGFMKVLGTFLLSVILVLVITGSIFATALTIYVLNYADTTTTVSLENITASYTSRFLYENPDYDEDTKKGDEYLLYYALKNSNQHAVWTDYQSIPLNLSNAVVAAEDERFLSHDGVDFKRTLASFVNVFVPIYDAKSGGSTITQQTIKNVTGDDARDGTEGAERKIREIFRAMNVERTYSKEDILECYLNIISFATYEYDIKGVQAAANYYFGKDVSQLNLAECASIAAMIKAPAEINPIEDRDHNKERAQYVLRKMNDVGMISSDDWEKALEDLDNLKTTGDITYSSVTKFEDETKDQGDTSWFMDDAINQTVEILMDYYGITAAEASEKLYSGGYTVYTTVDIDMQKKLEKAMRTKENFQTYPLEKDKLESAFVCCDYYGQIKAVVGSRKKKKGSRVYSIASSGEVSPGSTIKPIAAYGPAIDQGLVYYSSILKDEPIEIKISDTETKKWPVNYSESKMENWTYQNFPLWTMLQNSTNTASAQLVKMLTPTYSYNFLQQKLDITTLTLDDADYAPLSIGATSNGLHLTELVEAYQIFGNGGKKYEMTWISLIEDKEGTVIYEHSDSYTQAIDPSSAYVMNRMMQKVVNSGTGTAAKLQTTDLVGKTGTSEDWKDLLFVGCTPDYVSGIWIGYSDNPRTIPTGDYYDSAQLWKNIFGDIAENEPHKTFEIPEGVVEAKYCKHSGLLATSGCKNTETGYYKESAMPEYCNIGY; the protein is encoded by the coding sequence ATGAGTGAAAACAGAACAAAAGCAAGCACGGCAAAAAAGAAAAAACGCTCGCATAAAAAGCATAAAAGTACGGGCTTTAAGGTATTTGCAGGCTTTATGAAGGTGCTGGGTACGTTTTTGCTGTCTGTTATACTTGTGCTCGTTATCACAGGGTCGATATTCGCTACAGCCCTGACGATATATGTGCTCAACTACGCAGATACCACAACTACCGTAAGCCTTGAAAATATCACTGCAAGCTATACCTCACGCTTTCTGTATGAAAACCCCGACTATGACGAGGATACTAAAAAGGGCGACGAGTATCTGCTCTACTATGCGCTGAAAAACTCCAACCAGCACGCAGTCTGGACGGATTATCAGAGTATACCCCTGAACCTCTCCAACGCAGTCGTTGCTGCCGAGGACGAGAGATTCCTCTCGCACGACGGTGTTGATTTCAAGCGTACACTCGCTTCCTTCGTCAACGTCTTCGTTCCTATCTATGATGCGAAATCCGGTGGTTCGACGATAACTCAGCAGACTATCAAGAACGTTACCGGCGATGACGCAAGAGACGGCACAGAGGGTGCAGAAAGAAAGATACGAGAGATATTCCGTGCTATGAACGTTGAGAGAACATACTCCAAGGAGGATATCCTTGAATGCTACCTCAACATCATCTCCTTTGCGACGTATGAATATGATATCAAGGGCGTTCAGGCGGCAGCTAACTACTACTTCGGTAAGGACGTTTCTCAGCTCAACCTCGCTGAGTGCGCATCAATAGCCGCAATGATAAAGGCGCCTGCTGAGATAAACCCGATAGAGGACAGAGATCACAATAAGGAAAGAGCTCAGTATGTTCTAAGAAAAATGAACGATGTCGGTATGATATCCTCAGATGACTGGGAAAAGGCTCTTGAAGACCTCGATAACCTCAAAACAACAGGTGATATCACCTATTCGAGTGTTACCAAGTTCGAGGACGAGACTAAGGATCAGGGCGATACTTCCTGGTTTATGGACGATGCTATCAACCAGACTGTAGAGATACTTATGGATTACTACGGTATCACAGCAGCAGAGGCGAGCGAGAAGCTCTACTCGGGCGGCTATACTGTCTATACGACAGTTGATATAGATATGCAGAAAAAGCTCGAGAAGGCAATGCGCACCAAGGAGAATTTCCAGACCTATCCTCTTGAAAAGGATAAGCTCGAGAGTGCATTCGTCTGCTGTGACTACTACGGCCAGATAAAAGCTGTCGTCGGCAGCCGTAAGAAGAAAAAGGGCAGCAGAGTTTACTCTATCGCATCAAGCGGTGAGGTGTCGCCCGGTTCGACTATCAAGCCGATAGCAGCCTACGGCCCGGCTATCGACCAGGGTCTTGTGTACTATTCGTCTATACTTAAGGACGAGCCTATCGAAATAAAGATAAGCGATACCGAGACCAAGAAATGGCCTGTAAACTACTCAGAATCAAAAATGGAGAACTGGACGTATCAGAACTTCCCCTTGTGGACAATGCTCCAGAACTCGACGAATACGGCCTCTGCTCAGCTCGTGAAAATGCTGACACCGACCTATTCCTATAACTTCTTACAGCAGAAGCTCGATATCACGACACTTACCCTCGACGATGCCGACTACGCACCTCTTTCTATCGGTGCAACAAGTAACGGTCTCCACCTTACTGAGCTTGTTGAGGCATATCAGATATTCGGCAACGGCGGCAAGAAGTATGAGATGACATGGATATCCCTTATCGAGGATAAGGAAGGCACAGTCATCTATGAGCACTCCGACTCTTATACCCAGGCTATCGACCCTTCGAGCGCATATGTCATGAACAGAATGATGCAGAAGGTCGTTAACAGCGGTACAGGTACGGCTGCAAAGCTCCAGACTACAGACCTCGTCGGCAAGACAGGTACATCTGAAGACTGGAAGGACCTCCTGTTCGTCGGCTGTACACCTGACTATGTGAGCGGTATATGGATAGGCTATTCGGATAATCCGCGTACTATACCCACAGGCGACTATTACGACTCGGCACAGCTTTGGAAGAACATCTTCGGCGATATCGCTGAGAATGAGCCCCATAAGACCTTCGAGATACCCGAGGGCGTTGTCGAGGCCAAGTATTGTAAGCATTCCGGCCTTCTTGCGACCAGCGGCTGCAAGAACACCGAGACCGGCTACTACAAGGAAAGCGCAATGCCTGAATACTGTAATATCGGCTACTAA
- a CDS encoding bifunctional 4-hydroxy-3-methylbut-2-enyl diphosphate reductase/30S ribosomal protein S1: MLTKCKISVAKTAGFCFGVDNAVKIVYNKLNSRHNVATLGPIIHNPNVVADLEQKGVKAIDITQAQKGQTVVIRSHGVGRKAYDELEKAGAEIVDATCPFVSRIHKLVSSHSKKGGAVLIAGDPAHPEVEGIMGHCEGDVYTFKNEGELECVLKSAAIADKPLLIVSQTTFNKEIFESCEKRARELVPNAQICDTICNATAARQQEARELAKKSDVMIIVGGRHSSNTLKLCDVCGEYCKTVLVETAAELDEGDFAGAEYIGISAGASTPAYIIKEVQQTMSEMTKTTEEEVFNFEEELEKTLKKIHVGQRVEGYIIGIDQNGEVKVDIGTKHTGYIPANELTDDPTLKPEDVVKPGDTVDLIVMKTSDTDGIVTLSKKKVDAAKGFEKIIEAKETDAALTGVVTNVVKGGVLVTAGGVKVFIPASQATARRDDDLNELLKKTVDFKILEVNEGKQRAVGSIRALLKEKRAAAQAAFFENAEVGQTVTGEVKSITDYGVFVDLGGVDGLVRRADLTWKRIKHPSDVVAVGDKVEVTIKDIDKEAGKVSLSMKKDSENPWGLFKSQYEVGQTVNAKIVSITSFGAFAQIIEGVDGLIHISQIANKRVDSVGDILKVGDEVEAKIIEINDEQKRISLSIRALLPEDEEEETEAAEEAANEEA, from the coding sequence ATGTTAACGAAGTGTAAAATTTCTGTTGCAAAAACCGCAGGTTTTTGTTTTGGTGTAGACAATGCGGTCAAAATAGTGTATAATAAATTAAATAGCCGACATAATGTTGCGACACTGGGGCCTATAATCCATAACCCCAACGTCGTCGCCGATCTTGAGCAAAAGGGTGTCAAGGCTATAGATATCACACAGGCTCAGAAGGGGCAGACTGTCGTTATCCGTTCTCACGGTGTCGGCAGAAAGGCCTATGATGAGCTTGAAAAGGCCGGCGCTGAGATAGTTGACGCTACCTGCCCGTTCGTTTCCCGTATACATAAGCTCGTGAGCAGCCACTCCAAAAAGGGCGGCGCTGTTCTCATAGCAGGCGACCCTGCGCACCCCGAGGTAGAGGGTATCATGGGCCACTGTGAGGGCGATGTGTATACCTTCAAGAATGAGGGGGAGCTTGAATGCGTCCTTAAGTCAGCCGCCATTGCGGATAAGCCTCTGCTTATCGTCTCTCAGACGACCTTTAATAAGGAGATATTTGAGAGCTGCGAGAAAAGGGCGAGGGAGCTTGTGCCAAATGCGCAGATATGTGATACTATATGCAACGCCACCGCCGCAAGACAGCAGGAGGCAAGAGAGCTTGCAAAAAAGTCCGACGTGATGATAATAGTCGGGGGCAGGCATAGCTCCAATACCCTTAAGCTGTGCGACGTCTGTGGCGAGTATTGCAAGACAGTGCTCGTAGAGACAGCGGCAGAGCTTGATGAGGGCGACTTCGCAGGCGCAGAATATATCGGGATTTCCGCCGGCGCATCGACACCGGCTTATATAATCAAGGAGGTACAACAAACCATGAGTGAAATGACAAAAACTACTGAAGAGGAAGTATTTAACTTTGAGGAGGAGTTAGAGAAAACTCTCAAAAAAATACATGTAGGGCAAAGGGTGGAAGGCTATATCATCGGCATCGACCAGAACGGTGAAGTAAAAGTTGATATAGGCACAAAGCATACAGGCTATATCCCGGCAAATGAGCTTACAGATGACCCGACACTCAAGCCTGAGGATGTAGTAAAGCCCGGCGATACAGTTGATCTTATCGTTATGAAGACAAGCGATACAGACGGTATCGTAACTCTTTCCAAGAAGAAGGTAGACGCAGCTAAGGGCTTCGAGAAGATCATCGAGGCTAAGGAGACAGATGCAGCACTTACAGGCGTTGTAACAAACGTTGTAAAGGGCGGCGTGCTCGTAACAGCAGGCGGCGTTAAGGTGTTTATCCCTGCTTCCCAGGCAACTGCAAGAAGAGACGATGACCTTAACGAGCTCCTTAAGAAGACAGTAGACTTCAAGATCCTTGAGGTAAACGAGGGCAAGCAGAGAGCAGTAGGCTCTATCAGAGCTCTCCTTAAGGAGAAGAGAGCAGCAGCTCAGGCAGCATTCTTTGAGAACGCTGAGGTTGGCCAGACAGTTACAGGTGAGGTAAAGAGCATCACAGATTACGGCGTGTTCGTAGACCTCGGCGGTGTTGACGGCCTCGTAAGAAGAGCTGACCTCACATGGAAGAGGATCAAGCACCCCTCTGACGTTGTTGCTGTAGGCGATAAGGTAGAGGTAACTATCAAGGATATAGATAAGGAAGCCGGCAAGGTGTCCCTCTCTATGAAGAAGGACAGCGAGAATCCGTGGGGTCTCTTCAAGTCTCAGTATGAGGTAGGCCAGACAGTAAACGCTAAGATCGTATCTATCACATCTTTCGGTGCATTCGCACAGATCATCGAGGGCGTTGACGGTCTTATACATATCTCCCAGATCGCTAACAAGAGAGTTGACAGCGTGGGCGATATCCTTAAGGTCGGCGATGAGGTCGAGGCTAAGATCATCGAGATAAACGATGAGCAGAAGAGAATAAGCCTCTCTATCCGTGCGCTTCTCCCCGAGGACGAAGAGGAAGAAACAGAAGCAGCAGAGGAAGCTGCAAACGAAGAAGCTTAA
- the cmk gene encoding (d)CMP kinase: MSINVALDGPSGAGKSTIAKMAAARLGFVYVDTGAMYRTIAYYVIGKGISPDDSEAVKAALPEINIELKNEGTQQVFLNGENVSDLIRTPEISMGASKVSAIPEVRAFLLGLQKDIAAKNDIIMDGRDIGTVVLPDAQVKIFLTASAEERANRRFKELQEKGDPSTYEEVLADINQRDYNDTHRDIAPLKQAEDAVLVDSSALTLEETAEEIVKVITEKTGKKKERRVRELMPVRPITKTHRLTHIKMFLYTFLRFIVLGLYHLFYDISFEGTENVPKDGGNVFASNHRSYQDPVFIALHTRVPISYMAKEELFKHNIFFTGLIKFFGAFPVSRGKGDTAVIDTSIEKLEKGRNLVIFPEGTRSKDGKVGPGKTGVALVAAVAQTKIVPVGIVFEGKLAFRKKVTVRYGKPLTPAEIGVKGTDPRSLKKLKLRIMEDITGLVEKDVNEV, from the coding sequence ATGAGTATCAACGTTGCACTTGACGGCCCTTCGGGGGCAGGAAAATCGACTATCGCTAAAATGGCGGCAGCAAGGCTCGGCTTTGTGTATGTAGATACGGGCGCTATGTACCGTACTATCGCATACTACGTTATCGGTAAGGGTATAAGCCCCGACGACAGCGAGGCTGTGAAGGCGGCTCTGCCTGAGATAAATATAGAGCTTAAAAATGAAGGCACCCAGCAGGTGTTCCTAAACGGCGAGAATGTATCCGACCTTATCAGAACGCCTGAGATATCTATGGGCGCTTCAAAGGTGTCGGCTATTCCCGAGGTAAGGGCTTTCCTGCTCGGATTGCAAAAGGATATCGCCGCAAAGAACGATATCATCATGGACGGCCGTGATATAGGCACAGTCGTGCTGCCTGATGCTCAGGTCAAGATATTCCTCACCGCCTCTGCCGAGGAGAGAGCAAACAGACGCTTTAAAGAGCTCCAGGAAAAAGGCGACCCCTCGACCTATGAGGAGGTGCTCGCTGATATAAACCAGCGTGACTATAACGATACCCATAGAGATATCGCACCGCTTAAGCAGGCTGAGGATGCCGTGCTCGTCGATTCGTCAGCACTCACATTAGAGGAGACTGCCGAGGAGATAGTAAAGGTCATCACCGAAAAAACAGGTAAAAAAAAAGAGCGTAGGGTAAGAGAGCTGATGCCTGTCCGCCCTATAACCAAGACGCACAGGCTCACCCATATAAAGATGTTTCTCTATACTTTCTTAAGATTTATCGTGCTCGGGCTTTATCACCTGTTTTACGATATCTCATTCGAGGGTACCGAGAATGTCCCTAAAGACGGCGGCAATGTCTTTGCATCAAACCACCGCAGCTATCAGGACCCCGTGTTCATTGCTCTCCATACCCGTGTGCCGATATCCTATATGGCAAAGGAGGAGCTTTTCAAGCATAATATCTTCTTTACCGGGCTTATAAAGTTCTTCGGCGCTTTCCCTGTATCAAGAGGCAAGGGCGATACGGCTGTCATAGATACATCAATAGAAAAGCTCGAAAAGGGACGTAACCTCGTTATCTTCCCCGAGGGCACACGCTCTAAGGACGGTAAGGTAGGCCCCGGTAAGACGGGCGTCGCTCTTGTGGCTGCTGTCGCTCAGACGAAAATCGTGCCTGTGGGTATAGTTTTTGAGGGTAAACTCGCTTTCAGAAAAAAGGTGACAGTGCGCTACGGTAAGCCCCTTACCCCTGCCGAGATAGGCGTTAAGGGTACCGACCCACGCTCTTTAAAGAAGCTCAAGCTCAGAATAATGGAAGATATAACCGGATTGGTAGAGAAAGATGTTAACGAAGTGTAA
- a CDS encoding HAD family phosphatase → MSFSVVFDMDGVIFDTETVGLKAWAAVGKRHGLENVEPHARECIGRSTKDSIAILQAAYPQVDILALKDECVAEFKRMIAAEGLKLKEGANDLLRWLKANGIKTAIASSTEYKGVMSHLKTAGIDEYFGTVIGGDMVINSKPEPEIYLKACAALGEAPADCFAIEDSNNGIISAHRAGMRALLVPDIVENTPEVRKMAECEFVSLAEVLQFFETLV, encoded by the coding sequence TTGAGCTTTTCGGTAGTATTTGATATGGACGGTGTTATATTCGACACCGAGACAGTCGGCCTTAAAGCGTGGGCGGCAGTCGGTAAAAGGCACGGCCTTGAAAATGTCGAGCCACACGCAAGAGAGTGTATCGGACGCAGCACCAAGGACAGTATAGCAATACTTCAGGCAGCCTACCCACAGGTGGACATACTTGCTTTAAAGGACGAGTGTGTTGCAGAGTTTAAAAGAATGATAGCCGCCGAGGGGCTGAAGCTCAAAGAGGGTGCTAATGATCTCCTTCGCTGGCTCAAAGCTAACGGCATAAAGACCGCCATAGCCTCCTCGACCGAGTATAAAGGCGTTATGTCGCACCTTAAAACGGCAGGCATTGATGAGTATTTCGGCACGGTCATAGGCGGCGATATGGTCATAAACTCAAAGCCCGAGCCGGAGATATATTTAAAGGCCTGCGCCGCCCTCGGCGAAGCCCCCGCAGACTGCTTTGCGATAGAGGATTCAAACAACGGCATAATCTCCGCTCACCGTGCAGGCATGAGAGCACTTCTCGTGCCGGATATCGTCGAGAACACCCCCGAGGTAAGAAAAATGGCCGAGTGTGAGTTTGTTTCCCTTGCAGAGGTGCTTCAGTTTTTTGAAACACTTGTTTAA
- a CDS encoding C39 family peptidase, with protein MKKQIAAVSAAALALSMCSCTVKTGSSSADESSAVDADVSITQGDEQLPEQVTLPLLKGFKGSSTRGTFDLSWKPVEGAEGYEVFMRSASGAKTENYFVAADWNKYTIVSSKQGDCGFFSVRAYVRKDGVIEYTAQSKEIKLTTMRDKCILTVQNVCQYSKPSLPTGCECSALTSLLRYCGFDVTKNEIAADYLEKIPFTEKKKKGKKGGTVLYGADPNEAFPGDPADEDSYGCYAKPIADAANKYLATQDTDLRAKDLTGSKLYKLYKYINNGTPVVVWATTDLKASKKTDTWLTADGKEITWLHNEHCLVLIGYDEEKGAIYCADPSKRSVLPIKYDAELFDKRYKEQGSHAVIIE; from the coding sequence ATGAAAAAACAAATAGCAGCAGTATCGGCGGCAGCCTTGGCGCTTTCGATGTGCTCGTGTACTGTAAAGACAGGCAGCAGCTCAGCAGACGAGAGCAGTGCAGTCGATGCCGATGTCAGCATCACACAGGGCGATGAGCAGCTCCCTGAGCAGGTGACTCTGCCGCTTTTAAAGGGCTTTAAGGGCTCGTCTACCCGGGGAACATTTGACCTTAGCTGGAAGCCCGTTGAGGGAGCCGAGGGGTATGAGGTGTTCATGCGCTCAGCCTCCGGGGCAAAGACCGAGAACTACTTCGTTGCCGCCGACTGGAATAAATACACCATAGTCAGCAGCAAGCAGGGCGACTGTGGGTTTTTCAGCGTCAGAGCCTATGTCAGAAAGGACGGCGTTATCGAATATACCGCCCAGTCAAAGGAGATAAAGCTCACGACTATGAGGGATAAGTGTATCCTCACCGTGCAGAATGTCTGCCAGTATTCTAAGCCCTCGCTTCCCACCGGCTGTGAGTGCTCGGCACTTACCTCGCTGCTTCGCTACTGCGGCTTTGATGTGACCAAAAACGAGATAGCCGCTGACTATCTTGAAAAGATACCCTTTACCGAGAAAAAGAAAAAGGGCAAAAAGGGCGGGACGGTGCTTTACGGTGCCGACCCCAACGAGGCTTTCCCCGGCGACCCGGCCGATGAAGACAGCTACGGCTGCTATGCAAAGCCTATAGCCGACGCTGCAAATAAGTACCTTGCCACGCAGGATACCGACCTCAGGGCAAAAGACCTCACCGGCAGTAAGCTATATAAGCTGTATAAGTATATAAACAACGGCACCCCCGTCGTTGTCTGGGCAACGACAGACCTTAAAGCCTCGAAAAAGACCGACACCTGGCTTACCGCCGACGGTAAGGAGATAACCTGGCTCCACAATGAACACTGCCTTGTGCTCATAGGATACGATGAGGAAAAGGGTGCCATCTACTGCGCCGACCCGTCAAAGCGCAGCGTCCTGCCCATAAAGTATGACGCAGAGCTTTTTGATAAACGCTATAAAGAGCAGGGCAGCCATGCTGTCATTATAGAATAG
- a CDS encoding AAA family ATPase, with amino-acid sequence MSADLKTAYNELKAQCAALDKAGYEIKDKGTIEEYFKISLMKMLICISTLDDRMTKPESDFICRTLGITLTQSPYELERLKKMITPDSVTDSLQRICKVFIDAQSDGVDTDYKKLNTFVNDLGVGFMAADGTADDRETKFLSRLVYRLRVFGESYVKGIQSSGGLRQKPSAKKALPAPAQKQIKAEEKKKQEQELTLEQLLEKLDQLVGLMSVKQEVYSLANLIKVRKLREERGFKQPEMSLHLVFTGNPGTGKTTVARLLAKIYHRLGAVREDVFVEVDRSGLVSNYIGHTAIKTREVCESALGGVLFIDEAYALTNKTGQNDYGIEAVNTLLKFMEDNRGDIVVICAGYTDLMEEFLSSNPGLRSRFNRFIEFADYTASELKQMFELYLKQYSLKADDGVLEYVEQFFDERIANKPEYFANGRDARNFFEKALSNQADRLASVKDMTDEQLMTLTLADVKEVTL; translated from the coding sequence ATGTCTGCTGATCTGAAGACTGCCTATAATGAGCTCAAAGCTCAGTGCGCCGCACTTGATAAGGCAGGGTATGAGATAAAAGATAAGGGCACTATAGAGGAGTATTTCAAGATCTCTCTTATGAAGATGCTCATCTGTATCAGCACACTCGATGACAGAATGACAAAGCCCGAGAGCGACTTTATCTGCCGGACGCTCGGCATAACGCTCACGCAGAGCCCTTATGAGCTCGAGCGCCTTAAAAAGATGATAACCCCCGACTCTGTGACCGACAGCCTGCAAAGGATATGCAAGGTGTTCATCGACGCTCAGTCAGACGGGGTCGATACCGACTATAAAAAGCTCAACACCTTTGTTAACGACCTCGGTGTGGGCTTTATGGCGGCAGACGGCACGGCAGACGACAGAGAGACAAAGTTTCTAAGCCGCCTTGTCTACAGGCTCCGTGTTTTTGGCGAGAGCTATGTCAAGGGGATTCAGAGCTCAGGCGGTCTAAGACAAAAGCCGTCAGCTAAAAAGGCGCTCCCTGCACCGGCTCAGAAGCAGATAAAAGCAGAAGAAAAGAAAAAGCAAGAGCAAGAGCTGACTTTAGAGCAGCTTCTTGAAAAGCTCGATCAGCTCGTCGGTCTTATGAGCGTAAAGCAGGAGGTCTACAGCCTTGCAAACCTCATCAAGGTGCGAAAGCTGCGTGAGGAGAGGGGCTTCAAGCAGCCTGAGATGTCGCTCCACCTCGTGTTCACCGGCAACCCCGGCACCGGCAAGACGACAGTTGCAAGGCTTCTTGCAAAGATATACCACCGCCTCGGCGCAGTCCGGGAAGACGTGTTTGTCGAGGTAGACCGCTCAGGGCTTGTCAGCAACTATATAGGCCATACCGCCATCAAGACCCGTGAGGTCTGCGAGAGCGCACTCGGCGGCGTGCTGTTTATCGACGAAGCCTACGCTCTTACCAATAAAACAGGACAGAACGACTACGGCATCGAGGCCGTCAACACCCTGCTCAAATTCATGGAGGACAACAGGGGAGATATAGTTGTTATCTGCGCCGGCTATACCGACCTTATGGAGGAATTCTTAAGCTCCAACCCCGGCCTGCGCTCACGCTTCAACCGCTTTATCGAGTTTGCAGACTACACCGCATCAGAGCTTAAGCAGATGTTCGAGCTCTATCTTAAGCAGTATTCGCTTAAGGCCGACGACGGCGTTTTGGAGTATGTCGAGCAGTTCTTTGACGAGAGGATAGCCAATAAGCCTGAGTATTTTGCAAACGGCCGTGATGCGAGGAATTTCTTTGAAAAGGCTCTCTCAAACCAGGCCGACAGGCTCGCTTCTGTAAAGGATATGACAGACGAGCAGCTTATGACGCTCACACTTGCAGATGTTAAGGAGGTCACACTTTGA